GATTTGCGCATCCAATCCTTGGTTGGGATCACGTTGCTGCCATGGTCGCTGTCGGGTTGTGGGGCGCCTTCCTTGGGGCGCCGTCGATCTGGATCCTGCCGATCGTCTTTCCCCTCGTGATGGCGTTCGGGGCGGTGCTTGGCATTCTCGGCGTCCCGATCCCTGCCGTTGAAGCCGGGATTGCCCTTTCAGCTGTCGTTTTGGGCCTAATGATCGCGCTGGCAGTTCGAGCGCCGATCTGGGTCTCTGCCGTCCTCGTCGGCCTGTTTGCGATTTTCCATGGGTATGCCCACGGAACAGAGCTGCCCGTCTCCGCCAATGTCTTTGCCTACGCGATCGGGTTCGTCCTTGCAACCGGCATGCTGCACATGATCGGGATCGCATTCGGCATTCTCGTCAAATGGCCGGCTGGCCGGATCGCTGTTCGGGGTGCCGGCGGTGTCATATCCCTGGCCGGCGTAGCCTTTCTGGTTGGTGCCGTCTGAGCATGCGGGCAGCCGGAATTGGTTTTTGGATCCTCATCGTTCAAACCGGGGCGGCGCAAGCCCATAGTCCGGTTCCAGGGATTGAAGGCTTTTATGTCGGCCTGCTGCATCCATTCTCATCGCCCGCACAGATCCTTTTGATCCTCGGTGCCGGGCTTTTGATCGGCGGGTTTCCAAGGGACAAGGTGCGCTGGTTGCTGGCAGCCTTTCTCGCCTTTTCCTTCGCCGGTTTTTTCTGGTCCGGCGGCGATGTATCAGACACACTTGCCTACACCGTCGCCATCGCCACCAGCGCCCTGGCAGCTGCTTCCGCCCAATCGGCTTTTTCCTGGCGCTGTTGTATGTGTTGCGATCGCGGGGCTTCTACTCGGGGCAATGTCTGTGCCCAATGGCGGGCTGTGGTGGGACCGTTTCGTGACGATGAGCGGTTCCTTGGCGGGGCTCAATATCTTGATGCTTTATCTGTCCGGACTTGTCGTTGTACTCAACGAGCGGATTAAGTGGGCCATGTTGCCGGTCGCGTTCCGGATTGGAACGGCCTGGATTGCGGCCGTTTCATCCATGATGCTCGCGATAAACTTTGCACCAGCCCCCTCCATTGCGGCGTTCTAAGGAAGACGCATGACCTCACAGGCCTCTGCCGAAAAGATTCAAGAAGGCGAACAATCTGAAGTCTCGCTCCTTTGGCGGTTTTTCCGCGAACCTCTATTGCATTTCCTGCTTCTGGCAGCTGGTCTCTTTGTTGCGCAAGGCATGATTGGCGGAGACGAGCGGGAGGTGATCGTTGTTGATGCGGAAGCCCAAAGGTACCTGTTTTCCCGGGAAGAAGACCTCCGCCTTCGGTCATTGACCGATGACGACAAACAGAGCATCGTCGATGCCTTTGTTGAGGAGGAAATCCTCGTTCGCGAGGCAAAAGCCCGCGGATTTACGGACAGCTCCCGGGTCCGGGCATTGCTTGTTCAAAACATGCGCTTCCTTATCGGCAGCGACATACCCGAACCGGCCGAAGATGAGCTGCGCGCCCATTTTGAAGCCAATCTGGACGCCTTTACCAGTCCGCCGAGCTTCGATTTCAACCATGTCATGTTCTCAGATCCTGATACGGTGCCAGACGGTATTCTGGACGCGCTCAATCAGGCAGAAGATCCTTCCGCCCTTGGCGGCTTGGATACTCAGCTCGGATACCGTTTGCGTTTTCTCGATCAACGGCGGCTTGTGGGCCTCTTTGGCGTCGAATCTGCCAAGGACTTGCTTGCAGTAACCGAAGTCGACCGGGACTGGCGCGGCCCCTATGTATCTCCAGCTGGATCCATCCATTTTCTTCGTGTGATCAATCGGAATCGGCCGCGCACCCCAACTTATGAACTTGCCAAGGACTGGATCTCGACCCATTGGCTCTCGGCCAAATCCAACGAGCTTTTGGATGCAGCAATTGATGACATGCGGCAAAACTATCTTGTTGTGGTCGAGCCGGTCGAGGGCGGGCGGAATGACTAAGGCCTTCCCGGTTGCCGCGTTCGTGTGGATGGCCTTGGCGGTTTGGTTTTGGCCTGCGCCGGCATCAGCACATTCGCTGGGTGTCGATAAGGCCGAGCTGATAGAAACAGCTCCAGGTGCGTATGAGCTTCTCTCCAAGGTTCCGCCGCGCCTTGCCAGCGCAATTACCACACCTGTCTTGCCGGGCCAGTGCACCTTTGAAGGATCACCGCGCGGAGAACGTGGGGCGTACCATGTACTCTTCCGCTTCACCTGCGAAACAAGTTTGACGTCTGACGACCAGCTCGTCCTCCCATGGAAACGCGATGGTGCCTTGCTAACCGTGCGCTGGTTCGAGCAAGAGCCACTCACCAGGCTCGCCACACGTCAGGGCGACGCAATTGTTGTTGATCTTGAAGAATATCTTGCCGGGTCCGGATCCATCGTGAAGGCAGCCACCCGGTACACGAAACTCGGCTTTGAACACATTCTCGAAGGACTGGACCACCTTCTGTTTGTGTTTGCACTGATGATTGTCGTGCGCAACGGTTGGCGTTTGGTCAAAACCATCACCGCCTTCACAATCGCGCACAGCATCACATTGGCGCTTGCAACACTCGGCTATGTCAACCTGCCGTCCGCGCCCGTCGAAGCCACGATTGCCCTGTCGATCGTTTTTCTTTGTGTCGAGATTGTCCATGCCGCACGTGGCCAGATCAGTTTAACCTACCGGTATCCATGGATCGTTGCCTTTGCCTTCGGCCTGTTGCACGGCCTTGGGTTTGCCGGTGCGCTCTCGGAAATCGGCCTGCCGCCAAATGAGATCCCGATCGCCCTCTTGTTCTTCAACATTGGCGTTGAACTCGGGCAACTGGCCTTTGTGTCCGTAATCTTGATAGCGTTGAACCTGCTGGCGGCTCTGCGCTTCAGATTTCCACGATGGGCGGAGCTTGTTCCGACCTATGTGATCGGAACGCTCGCGATGTACTGGACCTTGGAACGAACAGCGGCGATTGCCGGTCTTTGACCGACCACTCCTGAAATCACATCAGCATCCGCGCAAGATTTGGCTGATCGGAAAAGAAAAGCGCATTCAAATCGTCGATCGCCATGGGGCCACCGAAGAGATACCCCTGCCCCAGTTCACAGCCAAGTGCGGTCAGCATATCGCGCTGTTCGATCGTCTCAATTCCTTCGATGAGCGCCGTAGACTCAAGCGTCTTTACCATGGTCAGCGCCATCGCAATAAGGCCATGGCCCGCGTCTCCGTCCCGCAAGATCTTCGTCAGGGACGTGTCGATTTTCACTTCATCCCATTTGTATTGAAGGATTCCGGACAATGCGGACGCCGGAGTGCCAAAGTTGTCCAAAGACAGGGTGACGCCGAGTGCTCGCAGATCCTCAAGGCAACCATGCACACGGTCGAACGTGTTAAGGAGCCGGCCAGCCGCGACCTCTACCTTCAGCCGCTCGGCGGACAAACCTGTGCTGTTCAAGCAGTCCTCGATCATCGGGGCAACATCCCCATGGAGCATGTGCGGGACAGAGAGATTGACCGCCAGATCCACGTCTCCGGGCAGAAGCTGGACCTGGGCACAGGCGGTTTCGATGATTTTGCGCTCCAATGGGATGATCAAGCCATTCTGCTCGGCGATCGGAATTACCTCTGCAGGTGCAATCCAGCCGAGGTGGGGATGATACCAGCGAGCCAAGGCCTCAATCCCAACGATTTGCCCGGTCTTAATATTAAACTGGGGTTGAAAATGCGGCAGGCAATCTTCCTGTTCGAGTGCCTGAAGCAATGCGCGAGAAATGCCGGATTGCCGCTCCGCAACCGCTCGCATGGGCGGCTTGTATGTCCCGACATGCCTGCGGCCCGTCCTTATTTCCTCCGAAACAGCCAACAAGGCGTTTTGCAGCCCCGCACCCGGGTCCCGTTCTTCCTGGTCGATATAGGCGATCCCCGCGATACTGTTTACGGGATAAATACCGGAGCGAATTGCAACCGGCCTGTGAATATGATCGCGCAGGCGATTGGTGACCTCCAAGGCCGTTGTTTCACTCTCCTGATCCATCTTCATGGCAACGAAGAAACCGCTGCTACTTGCCCGTCCAAGACATGCTGTCTCGGTCCCAAGATTGATCTGGTGTTGGATCCGTTCGGCAATGGCCGCGAGAATGGCATTGTGATCAGTTTCACTTGCAGATCCTGATCCGGTCCAGGGCATAACCAGATCAAGGTAAAGGACGACCAAATCCTGATCGTCGCGACGCTTGGACTGCATTTCCTCTATTTTCTCGATCAAGACCTTTTGTGTCATCAGCCCCGTGGCCGGGTCGTGCCTCATCTCTGCGGTTGCACGGGCAAGATTGAACCCATCACGTTTTCTTTCGTTGGCGAAGTGCCGCAATCGCCGGAATAGCAAGAAAATCCAGGCACTCAGACTTGCAATCAATCCAGCGCCAAGAAGTGATTGAATACGGGCTTGGCGATTAAGGGCCGCATTGCTTTCCTGTGCAATTGACGACATCCGGTTTTCGGCCAAATGCCGAATCTGGTTCAACGACGTGCCGATCTGGTGGACTTTTGCCAGCGCCTGTTCAATCGAACTTCTTTTTTCCAGATTGGAGATCAGTGGCTCAATTGACCCAGCCATTTCCTTGGCGTCTGCAAGCCTACGCGTTATGAGGGTCGCTTGCGGGCCAAATTCCAGTAGAGGATTCACGTGCCAGGAATTCAGGGCGTTTTGAAAGCGGACGAAAGCTCTTGCGACCCGGGCTTGATACTCGAAATCGGAGTTGTAAAGCGCACTCGTCAAAAGGCTTTCCAGCCGATGCGTGTTGAGCAGGCTGGAAGACGTAATGAGGGCATGTAGAGCGTCGTCTTTTACCTTCGCATCCTGCCGTTTCTGAAGCATCACGACTGCGCTGAACGACAGAGCAAACGTAATCGCGATCACGACCAAAGGAAGTATGTAACGGCTATAGCCAGGCCGGTACGTCATGCTAACTGTTCCACAAAACTCAATTATATTCAGGCAGAACCACGCTGGTACGCGGCCGGGAGACAGAGCCTCACCGTCCCGGGTGCAGTCCTGGTGGAAGCCAGACAGCGAATTTCCAAGCGTCGTTTGGGAGACAATGAGCGCAGACAGTTAACTGCACTTGAATCCATTATATGGCATTTTCTTCACCAAGGATATTATCCCTGACAAAACGCGGTACTACTAATGGCATGTTAAACCGATCATAGAAAATATGCCCGCGCCTTCCGGAGACGTTGATGCCGCATTCTCAAAACCGCCTGCCCGGTTGGATGATGTCCAACATGTCCACGTTTGCTGCAATTGTTGCAATCAGCGCGTTTGGTGCCTCGCTGACCCCATCTTTGATGCCACGCGACCCCTTGGTGCAAAGCCTCTTGTCAGGAATTGTCGCAAGCTTGGGTTATGAAGCGGCCCTTCTTGTCCGGGCGACGTGGCGCTACATGGAAATTCCGGGGCTCAAGGGGCGCTTGCGAACAGCTTGGGTTATCGGTGGCTTGGTGGCTTGTGCCGGTATTCTTGTGTATTCACTTTCACGAGCGGCAAACTGGCAAAATGCAACCCGCGAGGCTGTTGGACTGGAGCCGCTGGAAAGTGCCGCCCCGTTTTTCATTCTCGGGGTATCCCTCGGCGTGTTTCTGGTTCTTTGGCTGGTCTTCCGGGCGCTTGGGATCGCCCGCCGCCGGGTTGAGCGGATATTAGACCGTTTGGTGCCGCGTCGCGTCGGCATCGTGGTCTCAATTGCAGCTGTTGGGTGGCTCTTCTGGGCGTTGGTCGATGGCGCATTGATACGCAACGCGTTCAAAGCGGCCGACGCGTCCTTCATGGCCGCAGACCTTCTCATGGAACCGGATATTGAACAGCCACCCGATCCGCAAAAGACAGGGAGTTCAGCATCCCTCATCCGCTGGAAGGAAATGGGGCGGCACGGCCGGGCATTTGTTGCTACGGCCCCCTCATCAGATGAAATCGGAGAATTCTTTGACGGTGCCGTCCGAAATCCAATCCGGATCTATGTGGGCCGATTGTCAGCCGAAACGGCGGAAGAACGCGCTGAAATCGCGTTGCAAGAGCTTAAGCGCGTAGATGCCTTCTCGCGCTCAACACTGGTTGTCGCCGTCCCGGTTGGAAGTGGATGGATGGATCCGGGCGCTCATGACACGCTCGACTTCATGCTTGGCGGAGATGTGGCGACAGTCGCCGCGCAGTACTCGTATCTGACCAGTGTTTTGTCCCTGCTCGCCCATCCTGACTATGGCGTCGATCAAGCACGCGTTCTTTTTGAAAAAGTCTATGATCATTGGACAACGCTGCCGAAAGATAGCCGGCCAAAGTTTTATGTGCATGGCCTAAGCCAAGGGGCGTTCAATTCTCAAGCCACGATCCCTTTGTTCGACATGCTGGGAGACCCCATCCAGGGAGCGATGTGGGCCGGGTCGCCGTTTTTCTCAAAATTCTGGTCAGAAGTTCGCGATCATCGAAACCCGGACAGCCCCGCCTGGCGGCCCACCTATGGCAACGGGTCTCTGATCCGGGTCTTGGACCAGTATGGGGGACTTGAAGGAGAATTTACGCCTTGGGGTCCTATCCGCATGGTGTTTCTCAACTACGGCAGCGATCCGATTGTAAACTTCACCTACGACAGCTCAATCTTTGAACCGGGCTGGCTGTCACCTCCACGCGCTCCGGATGTTACACCTCAACTCAGGTGGTTTCCCGTCGTCACCATGCTGCAGCTCGCACTTGATTCCGCGTTTTCACTCAATGTCTCGGGCTTTGGTCATTATTATATTGCCCGCGACTACATCGACGCTTGGGCCGCAGCCGTTGATCCCGAAGGATGGACCAATGACCGTGCAAACCGCCTCAAGGAAATCTTCGTCAAACGCGGTGCGTCGTTCTAGCTTTGCAAGGACAGTTGCCTCAGATCTTTTGACCCAGCAGCCGGTCCAACCCACGTTTAACATCCTCCCGGATCGGATCGGCCGCTTCCAGAATGGCCTTAACTTCGAAGAAATCCATCGTTTGGAAATGACCGATGGCCGGTTCCAGGAGAAGATCGGGCTGGGCGCAGCCCAACTTCGCTGCAACGAGGGAGTGAAGCGTGATTGAAAACGAGCCGATCCAGGTTTCCATGCCGCTTGGCAGACCATCGATCGCCGAAAAATCTGCCCCTGTCACATCAACGGCCACCACCGGATAGTCTGTGTCTTCGAACACGTCAAAAGGTGTCGGGTTAACGAAGCCGCCATCAATCAGGACACGCCCATCGATCTGGACCGGTGTCAGCAACATCGGCAGCGCTGATGAGGCTGCTATCGCGGGTAGGAGCGCACCTTCGGTCAGAACGGCTTGGGATTGGCGATGAAAGTCCGTTGCGACGACTTTCATCGGGATTTGCAAGTCTTCAAAGTTCTCCGCCAGCCCGTCCGGAAACAGCGTCTCGAACAAAACCAGCGGATCAATTATCGACGGACGCACCATATTCAGAAGAGATCCCCAGGTCCGGCCATCGGTTAAAAACAGCTTTTGGAGCAACTGACCCTTTTGGGTGAAGAGATCAATTGTAAAGCTCCGGATGTCTTTGCCGCTCATTCCGCTTGCATAGTAGCCGCCGAGGATGGAGCCCATGGATGTCCCTGCGATTGCCTCCGGTTTCACCCCGAGATCATCCAGCGCTTCAAGAACGGGAATATGCGCAAATGCCTTGGCTGCGCCGCCGCCGAGGGCCAGGTAAAAGCCGTCAGTGCGTTTTACCGGATTTGCCGCAGTGTTTTCCGGTGTGACCTGTGAAGACGCGGCATGACCGTTAGCGCCTGATGCCAGGATCGTGCTGCCGGTGACAACGGCTCCGGTCAAAAAGCTGCGGCGTTCCATGCTGGGTCCATTCCTTCTGTCGTGACGACACGCGCCCTGCAGGCTGTACATACAATAGTGCGAAGCGGCTCAAGTCTATCGGAGAGTTTGGCAAGACTGCCAGACCTCTCCGATCAAGAAAAAGGCCGGGGAACAGGTGATCGCCTGTCTCCGGCCTAATCCTTAGTTCGAGAGCCGGCAGCTCCGGCTCTCATGGTGCAGAATTACTGCGGCAGTTGGTCATCAACGCCCTGTACGTACCAGTTCATGCCGAGGATCGCGCCATCATCGAGACGCACACCATCTTCTGCTGCAACTGTGCCATCCTGCTTGGTGATCGGACCGGTGAATGGCTCCCAACCGCCAACAATCTTGGCTTCGGTTGCTTTGGCCATTTCAACGACATCTGCAGGCAGATTGGTGTATGGGGCCATGACAACGTGTTTCTCGGCAAGGCCCTCCCAAGAGGAATGGCTTTCCCACTTCCCGTCGAGGACATCCTGAACGCGGTGAATATAGTACGGCGCCCAATCATCAATGATGGCGGTGTACTGTGCGTCCGGGGCAAAGGCGACCATGTCGGATGCCTGGCCGAATCCGTAAACGCCGCGCTCCTGAGCAACCTGCAGCGGTGCGGTGGAATCGGTATGCTGCGTGATGATGTCAGCGCCCTGGTCGATCAGCGCCTTGGCGGCATCTGCTTCCTTGCCTGGGTCAAACCAGGTGTTCACCCAAACAACCTTCAATTGGAAGTCAGGATTGACGGATTGTGCGCCCAACATGAACGCATTGATGCCCGAGATGACTTCCGGGATCGGGAACGAGGCGATGTACCCCGCTACGCCGGTCTTGGACTGTTTGGCCGCGACCTGACCGATGATGTACCGGCCCTGGTGAAACTTGGAGTTATATGTCGCGACGTTGTCGGCGGTCTTGTAGCCGGTGGCATGCTCGAACTTCACATCCGGGAACTTCTTGGCAACCTTGATCGTCGGGTTCATGTAGCCGAAAGATGTTGTGAAGATGATGTTGCAGCCTTCACGCGCGAAACGCTCAATGGCGCGCTCTGCATCCGGGCCTTCCGCCACGCTTTCAAGAAATGCGGTTTCGACCTTGTCGCCGAAATGCTCTTCAACGGCCAAGCGGCCCTGGTCGTGCTGGTAGGTCCAACCGAAGTCACCGACCGGTCCGACGTAAACGAAACATGCCTTAACATCGGCCGCGTTTGCTGCGGTTCCTGCTACGAGGAACGCGGCGGCAGCCACGGTTGCTTTCAATAGAGATTTCATCAGTTTGGTCCCCTCTGTTTGATCTCTGTTTGTGTACGATCTTTTTGCTTTGATCCAGCCCTGATCGCTACAGGCTGGACCCGACCGGTAACGGGGAGGCGCTACCGGTCCGGAACAAACGGCTTGCCAAGGCATGCCGGTGTATTAACGAGCGTCAGTCTGCGGTTTGCGGAGATGAGCACAAGTACTCCAATGGTCGCAAGATACGGCAGGCTGGACAGGAATTGCGATGGAACCCCAAGGCCGATTGCCTGGGCATGCAAATTGAGCACACTGACCGCGCCGAACAGGTACGCTCCGATGATGACGCGGAACGGCAACCAGGATGCAAACACCACCAAAGCAAGCGCAATCCAGCCGCGGCCGGCCGTCATGTTTTCCACCCACTGCGGCGTATAGGCGAGCGACATATAGGCACCGGCCAAACCCGCACAGGCCCCGCCGAACAACACCGCCATGAACCGGATCTTCAAGACCGAATACCCCAGCGCATGCGCCGATCCGTGATTGTCACCAACGGAGCGCAAGATCAGGCCGGCCCGAGTTCGGAAGAGGAAGTAGGCTACCCCAATGACAAGTGCAAAGCCGATATAAACGATCGCATCCTGCTGGAAGAAGACTGGTCCAATGAACGGGATGTCGGACAGAATCGGGATGTAGAGTTCCGGGATCCGCAGACCTGGCACCCCGATATAAGCTTCCCCGATCATGCCGGAGAGCCCCAGACCGAGGATCGTCAGCGCAAGACCTGTCGCGACCTGATTGGCGACCAGGACCAGCACCAAAAAACCAAAGAGGGCAGACATGGCCATACCGGCCGCGATTGCTCCGATCACCCCGAGTGTTCCGGAACCGGTCTGGTTTGCGACTGCAAATCCAATAACGGCGCCCATGATCATCATGCCTTCGACGCCCAGATTAAGAACGCCGGAGCGCTCCACCACCAATTCGCCAATAGCCGCAATGAGAAGCGGTGTTGCCGCAGTAATGACTGTAAGTAGAACAGCCTCAAACATGAGAAACCTCCCCCGCCGGATTGGCAGCACGGCGGGAGACCATGCGGATGCGATAAAGAATGAGCGTGTCGCAGGCGAGTACGTAAAACAGAAGCAATCCCTGGATCACGCTAGCAATCTTGTTGGAGACGCCAAGACCTGACTGAACGCCCTCCCCACCGATGTATGACAAGGCAAGGACAAACCCGGCAATGATAATGCCGATCGGGTTCAGGCGCCCCAAGAAGGCCACGATGATCGCCGTGAAGCCATAGCCCGGAGAAATTGACGGCAGGAGTTGGTTCAAAGACCCTGACACAACCATGGTGCCTGCAAGGCCGGCCAACCCGCCTGCCAAGGCGAACGAGAAAATGGTCAACCCTTTTACGGAGAACCCGGCAAAACTGCCGGCGCGCGGGCTTTCGCCCATCACCCGGATTTCAAAGCCCTTGATGGTTTTTGCCAATACAAGTGCGAGAACCAACGCAACAATGATGGTGATGGGCGTCGCCAGGCTCATCATTCCGCCAAAGACTTCGGGCAAGGTCGCAGCGTCCGGAAATATACGCGATTCCGGGAAGTTGAAGCCGTCCGGGTCCCGCCACGGACCGCGAACGAGATAATCCAGCAGAAGTCCGGCCACATATACCAGCATCAGGCTTGTAAGGATTTCGTTGGTGTTGAACCGGGTCTTCAACAGGG
This window of the Roseibium alexandrii DFL-11 genome carries:
- a CDS encoding HupE/UreJ family protein produces the protein MRSRATVYSSVFVLVSFALAAPALAHTGHGYGGGFISGFAHPILGWDHVAAMVAVGLWGAFLGAPSIWILPIVFPLVMAFGAVLGILGVPIPAVEAGIALSAVVLGLMIALAVRAPIWVSAVLVGLFAIFHGYAHGTELPVSANVFAYAIGFVLATGMLHMIGIAFGILVKWPAGRIAVRGAGGVISLAGVAFLVGAV
- a CDS encoding peptidylprolyl isomerase; its protein translation is MTSQASAEKIQEGEQSEVSLLWRFFREPLLHFLLLAAGLFVAQGMIGGDEREVIVVDAEAQRYLFSREEDLRLRSLTDDDKQSIVDAFVEEEILVREAKARGFTDSSRVRALLVQNMRFLIGSDIPEPAEDELRAHFEANLDAFTSPPSFDFNHVMFSDPDTVPDGILDALNQAEDPSALGGLDTQLGYRLRFLDQRRLVGLFGVESAKDLLAVTEVDRDWRGPYVSPAGSIHFLRVINRNRPRTPTYELAKDWISTHWLSAKSNELLDAAIDDMRQNYLVVVEPVEGGRND
- a CDS encoding HupE/UreJ family protein translates to MTKAFPVAAFVWMALAVWFWPAPASAHSLGVDKAELIETAPGAYELLSKVPPRLASAITTPVLPGQCTFEGSPRGERGAYHVLFRFTCETSLTSDDQLVLPWKRDGALLTVRWFEQEPLTRLATRQGDAIVVDLEEYLAGSGSIVKAATRYTKLGFEHILEGLDHLLFVFALMIVVRNGWRLVKTITAFTIAHSITLALATLGYVNLPSAPVEATIALSIVFLCVEIVHAARGQISLTYRYPWIVAFAFGLLHGLGFAGALSEIGLPPNEIPIALLFFNIGVELGQLAFVSVILIALNLLAALRFRFPRWAELVPTYVIGTLAMYWTLERTAAIAGL
- a CDS encoding GGDEF domain-containing phosphodiesterase, which translates into the protein MTYRPGYSRYILPLVVIAITFALSFSAVVMLQKRQDAKVKDDALHALITSSSLLNTHRLESLLTSALYNSDFEYQARVARAFVRFQNALNSWHVNPLLEFGPQATLITRRLADAKEMAGSIEPLISNLEKRSSIEQALAKVHQIGTSLNQIRHLAENRMSSIAQESNAALNRQARIQSLLGAGLIASLSAWIFLLFRRLRHFANERKRDGFNLARATAEMRHDPATGLMTQKVLIEKIEEMQSKRRDDQDLVVLYLDLVMPWTGSGSASETDHNAILAAIAERIQHQINLGTETACLGRASSSGFFVAMKMDQESETTALEVTNRLRDHIHRPVAIRSGIYPVNSIAGIAYIDQEERDPGAGLQNALLAVSEEIRTGRRHVGTYKPPMRAVAERQSGISRALLQALEQEDCLPHFQPQFNIKTGQIVGIEALARWYHPHLGWIAPAEVIPIAEQNGLIIPLERKIIETACAQVQLLPGDVDLAVNLSVPHMLHGDVAPMIEDCLNSTGLSAERLKVEVAAGRLLNTFDRVHGCLEDLRALGVTLSLDNFGTPASALSGILQYKWDEVKIDTSLTKILRDGDAGHGLIAMALTMVKTLESTALIEGIETIEQRDMLTALGCELGQGYLFGGPMAIDDLNALFFSDQPNLARMLM
- a CDS encoding alpha/beta hydrolase: MPHSQNRLPGWMMSNMSTFAAIVAISAFGASLTPSLMPRDPLVQSLLSGIVASLGYEAALLVRATWRYMEIPGLKGRLRTAWVIGGLVACAGILVYSLSRAANWQNATREAVGLEPLESAAPFFILGVSLGVFLVLWLVFRALGIARRRVERILDRLVPRRVGIVVSIAAVGWLFWALVDGALIRNAFKAADASFMAADLLMEPDIEQPPDPQKTGSSASLIRWKEMGRHGRAFVATAPSSDEIGEFFDGAVRNPIRIYVGRLSAETAEERAEIALQELKRVDAFSRSTLVVAVPVGSGWMDPGAHDTLDFMLGGDVATVAAQYSYLTSVLSLLAHPDYGVDQARVLFEKVYDHWTTLPKDSRPKFYVHGLSQGAFNSQATIPLFDMLGDPIQGAMWAGSPFFSKFWSEVRDHRNPDSPAWRPTYGNGSLIRVLDQYGGLEGEFTPWGPIRMVFLNYGSDPIVNFTYDSSIFEPGWLSPPRAPDVTPQLRWFPVVTMLQLALDSAFSLNVSGFGHYYIARDYIDAWAAAVDPEGWTNDRANRLKEIFVKRGASF
- a CDS encoding patatin-like phospholipase family protein, whose protein sequence is MERRSFLTGAVVTGSTILASGANGHAASSQVTPENTAANPVKRTDGFYLALGGGAAKAFAHIPVLEALDDLGVKPEAIAGTSMGSILGGYYASGMSGKDIRSFTIDLFTQKGQLLQKLFLTDGRTWGSLLNMVRPSIIDPLVLFETLFPDGLAENFEDLQIPMKVVATDFHRQSQAVLTEGALLPAIAASSALPMLLTPVQIDGRVLIDGGFVNPTPFDVFEDTDYPVVAVDVTGADFSAIDGLPSGMETWIGSFSITLHSLVAAKLGCAQPDLLLEPAIGHFQTMDFFEVKAILEAADPIREDVKRGLDRLLGQKI
- a CDS encoding BMP family ABC transporter substrate-binding protein; translated protein: MKSLLKATVAAAAFLVAGTAANAADVKACFVYVGPVGDFGWTYQHDQGRLAVEEHFGDKVETAFLESVAEGPDAERAIERFAREGCNIIFTTSFGYMNPTIKVAKKFPDVKFEHATGYKTADNVATYNSKFHQGRYIIGQVAAKQSKTGVAGYIASFPIPEVISGINAFMLGAQSVNPDFQLKVVWVNTWFDPGKEADAAKALIDQGADIITQHTDSTAPLQVAQERGVYGFGQASDMVAFAPDAQYTAIIDDWAPYYIHRVQDVLDGKWESHSSWEGLAEKHVVMAPYTNLPADVVEMAKATEAKIVGGWEPFTGPITKQDGTVAAEDGVRLDDGAILGMNWYVQGVDDQLPQ
- a CDS encoding ABC transporter permease, with amino-acid sequence MFEAVLLTVITAATPLLIAAIGELVVERSGVLNLGVEGMMIMGAVIGFAVANQTGSGTLGVIGAIAAGMAMSALFGFLVLVLVANQVATGLALTILGLGLSGMIGEAYIGVPGLRIPELYIPILSDIPFIGPVFFQQDAIVYIGFALVIGVAYFLFRTRAGLILRSVGDNHGSAHALGYSVLKIRFMAVLFGGACAGLAGAYMSLAYTPQWVENMTAGRGWIALALVVFASWLPFRVIIGAYLFGAVSVLNLHAQAIGLGVPSQFLSSLPYLATIGVLVLISANRRLTLVNTPACLGKPFVPDR
- a CDS encoding ABC transporter permease, with translation MRIELVKRKEHSELMSLMSPLIAVGLTALSAAIIFSISGVNPALGLYKFFIEPLTEQWSLEATIEKATPLILIGCGLAVCYLSNNWNIGAEGQFVVGAMFGSILPVMFPSFENSLTLPLMLICGVIGGALWAMIPALLKTRFNTNEILTSLMLVYVAGLLLDYLVRGPWRDPDGFNFPESRIFPDAATLPEVFGGMMSLATPITIIVALVLALVLAKTIKGFEIRVMGESPRAGSFAGFSVKGLTIFSFALAGGLAGLAGTMVVSGSLNQLLPSISPGYGFTAIIVAFLGRLNPIGIIIAGFVLALSYIGGEGVQSGLGVSNKIASVIQGLLLFYVLACDTLILYRIRMVSRRAANPAGEVSHV